The DNA sequence AATACCCGACCTCTATGCAACCAAACATAAAAGAGAGTGTTGGAGGCTTACGGGATGCCCACCTCATCTATTGGGTAGCCAAAACAATTTATGGCATTAACAGTATCAAAGAACTCAGCGGTACTGTTTTCAGTGATGAAGAGTACAAAGAATTCCGCATAGCCCTTGAACTCCTCTACAGAGTCAGAAGCGCCCTGCACCTCATAGCAAACAAACAAGAAGACAGACTGCTTCTTGAGTATATTCCTCAAGTGAGTAAACTATTAGGCTTCAAAGACCAAAAAAAACTTGCCGGTAAAGTTTTGGAAGCCGGATGGCGTATCAATAACTTCACACAGATTTTTGTAAAAAAAATGGTACGTCCCTATATCTATGATGCCAAACATATAGCATCTTTCAAACGAAACAGGCTCAAAAAAGGTTTTTATCAGTACAATGCAAGGCTTTATGCTTCCTTCAAGCTGCCTCAGCAAAAAATTTCAGATTTACTGCAACTGCTTCTTGACCTAGAAGACAAAGACTACCGTTTTGATGCCGGTTTTTTGCATCAGTTTACTGTTGCAAAAGTTTCCCATCCACTGAGTGAAAAAACCTATTTTCTCATAAAAAAGCTCTTTACAAAAGCCCATATAGCTTCCTTTTTAAAACTTTTTTATGATGCGGGAATCCTTCCAAAAATTTTTCCGAATTTTCGAAAAGTCATGCATCTGCCACAGTTTGACGGCTACCATCACTACCCTGTTGATATTCATTCCATCAAATGTGTCCAAGCCCTGGAAAACATTACAGAGCCTTTTTTGCAAAATCTTTTTAATACACTGAGCGAAGAAGAAAAACTGATTCTCAAAATTGTCGTATTTTTCCATGACAGCGGCAAGGGAAGAAGGCAGGATCACAGTGAAGTCGGCGCAAAACTTGTTGTGCAGTTTGCAAAACATATCCATTTGAATGAAGAGCAGACAAAAAGAGCAGTCACTCTTGTTCGGCAGCATATTCTTATGAGCAGTGTAGCCTTCAAAGAAAACATACACAATGAAAAAACACTCTATAAATTTATGTCAAAAGTGGGCGATGCCAAAAACCTTCAACTGCTTTACATCCTCACCTATGCCGATATCAGCGGTGTCGGCGGAGATATCTACAACGCTTTTAATGCAAAACTTTTACATGATTTGTATTTAAGTGCTCTTGAGATTGCCCAAAACACTGGAAGAATTACCGATGCAAAAAAAAGACTGCTCATAGAAGCAAGAGTCAGAAATCTTGACGAGTTTAAAGAACTGCCGAGTCTGTTGCAGAAAAAAGTTTTAACAATAGAATCCAATCTTTTTTTCTTTAAACATGCACCCCAGGACATTATCAGTATTGCCAAAATTGCAAAAGAGACAAAAGAGTACAGTTTTCGAGTCAAAAACATCAACTCTTTGAGTATAGAAATTTATCGTCGTATCCCTTTAAATATCGGTTATCTTCTAGCTACCCTGGCACATCTCAATGTTGCTTCGATGGAGATTTTCACTCTCTTTGACGGCATTAAATATTTTAAAATCGAGTTTATACAAAATGTAGACTCTAATGTACTCGTTGAAATTCAAGACACCATTGACAATGCTTTTGACATGAGTAAAGAGGTCAAACTCAAAAAAATTCACATTAAAAGAGAAGAGATTGCAATTGACTGTGAACACTCAATGACGCATGCCGAACTGACAATTCATACGGCAAACCAGATAGGGCTTTTGGCCTATGTCATGCACAAGTTTGAAGAGCTGCATATCAATATCATCACAGCAAAAATCCACTCAAGCAAATACAAAGTCCGAGACAGTTTTTTAATGGAAAAACAAAACAATATATGTAATAATGTTGAAAAAATCTATGAATTATTATCAGAAAATACAAAATAAAGGGTCTGCATGTGCGGAATTGTCGGATATA is a window from the Sulfurimonas hydrogeniphila genome containing:
- a CDS encoding HD domain-containing protein — translated: MNLLLEIENVLEKKGSDFELSKLFKQYIKEYKESLPELFTKNQGKDFLVRHTKKLDSIIELMYKTVLRRAFGNYLPMRSSIPIAIIALGSYGREQLCVHSDIDLLIVYQDVEGYNSELIIEKLFYLALDAGMKLGHRVHEVDDLFKASIQDITIKTSLMESRFITGSPFTWHATQRELGRIRLHEQKEFLLAKIEEAQKRRKKYPTSMQPNIKESVGGLRDAHLIYWVAKTIYGINSIKELSGTVFSDEEYKEFRIALELLYRVRSALHLIANKQEDRLLLEYIPQVSKLLGFKDQKKLAGKVLEAGWRINNFTQIFVKKMVRPYIYDAKHIASFKRNRLKKGFYQYNARLYASFKLPQQKISDLLQLLLDLEDKDYRFDAGFLHQFTVAKVSHPLSEKTYFLIKKLFTKAHIASFLKLFYDAGILPKIFPNFRKVMHLPQFDGYHHYPVDIHSIKCVQALENITEPFLQNLFNTLSEEEKLILKIVVFFHDSGKGRRQDHSEVGAKLVVQFAKHIHLNEEQTKRAVTLVRQHILMSSVAFKENIHNEKTLYKFMSKVGDAKNLQLLYILTYADISGVGGDIYNAFNAKLLHDLYLSALEIAQNTGRITDAKKRLLIEARVRNLDEFKELPSLLQKKVLTIESNLFFFKHAPQDIISIAKIAKETKEYSFRVKNINSLSIEIYRRIPLNIGYLLATLAHLNVASMEIFTLFDGIKYFKIEFIQNVDSNVLVEIQDTIDNAFDMSKEVKLKKIHIKREEIAIDCEHSMTHAELTIHTANQIGLLAYVMHKFEELHINIITAKIHSSKYKVRDSFLMEKQNNICNNVEKIYELLSENTK